In Caproicibacterium amylolyticum, a genomic segment contains:
- a CDS encoding carbohydrate ABC transporter permease: MSTAAKAAAAQPKAPKRKLSKVALKEERTAYLFILLPCAGFLIFTLYPLIFSAVASATDWTGMNDMTYNGFQNYVDLFQDEKFWKSLGNTVIYLIGIPIGMILGLILAMGMNRKIAGVRVLRTMYYIPVISSLVAVSILWAWVYNYDYGPINSILRILFHVQGPAWLSDETWVKVAMIIFMTWGGLGNSIVLYLAGLQNIPRVYYEAAEIDGANAWQKFRHITLALVSPVTFYILITSLIGGMQVFVQVQVMVSDGGTNYSAATVVFYEYQKAFESGAMGYSSAVAWILAIIILLLTLVNFKLQNRWVNTMDE, encoded by the coding sequence ATGTCTACTGCTGCAAAGGCTGCCGCAGCGCAGCCAAAAGCCCCAAAAAGAAAACTCAGCAAGGTGGCTTTAAAGGAAGAACGCACCGCATATTTGTTCATTCTGCTGCCCTGCGCAGGCTTCCTGATTTTCACACTATATCCGCTGATCTTCTCTGCCGTGGCCAGTGCAACCGACTGGACCGGCATGAACGACATGACCTACAACGGTTTTCAGAACTACGTGGATCTGTTCCAGGATGAAAAATTCTGGAAGTCACTTGGAAACACCGTGATTTATCTGATTGGTATTCCAATCGGCATGATCTTGGGGCTGATCCTGGCCATGGGAATGAACCGTAAAATTGCTGGTGTGCGTGTACTGCGTACCATGTACTACATTCCGGTTATTTCTTCCCTGGTGGCAGTGTCCATTTTGTGGGCATGGGTTTACAACTACGATTACGGCCCGATCAACAGCATCCTGCGGATTTTGTTCCATGTGCAGGGCCCTGCTTGGCTGAGCGATGAAACCTGGGTCAAGGTTGCCATGATCATCTTCATGACATGGGGCGGCTTGGGCAACAGCATTGTGCTGTACCTTGCCGGTCTGCAGAACATTCCGCGTGTGTACTATGAAGCAGCGGAAATTGACGGTGCCAATGCATGGCAGAAGTTCCGCCACATTACACTGGCATTGGTCAGCCCGGTTACATTCTACATTCTGATTACCAGCCTGATTGGCGGCATGCAGGTTTTTGTGCAGGTACAGGTCATGGTTTCGGACGGCGGCACAAACTACAGTGCGGCAACAGTCGTGTTCTACGAATATCAGAAAGCATTTGAATCCGGCGCAATGGGTTACAGCTCCGCAGTTGCGTGGATACTTGCAATTATCATTTTGCTGCTGACCCTGGTGAACTTCAAGCTGCAGAACCGCTGGGTCAACACAATGGATGAATAA
- a CDS encoding DUF6171 family protein, translating into MNNLDRPPCRRCLLEDMTTEKKLYVTVREYLDAVPQNVKTPDAVYRSRLDACRRCQNLQNGMCRLCGCFVEMRAVKDANTCPDTPPHWRVEK; encoded by the coding sequence ATGAATAATTTGGATCGTCCGCCTTGCAGGAGATGTCTGCTGGAGGATATGACAACGGAAAAGAAACTTTATGTAACTGTTCGTGAGTATCTGGACGCAGTACCGCAGAATGTAAAAACGCCGGATGCAGTATATCGCAGCAGACTGGACGCATGCCGCAGGTGTCAGAATCTGCAAAATGGCATGTGCCGACTGTGTGGCTGTTTTGTAGAAATGCGGGCGGTCAAAGATGCAAACACTTGTCCGGATACGCCCCCGCATTGGCGGGTAGAAAAATAA
- a CDS encoding extracellular solute-binding protein, giving the protein MKLKRMIAFTLSVLMASSMAGCGKSLPQNAKTTSAAGSTAASSATGELKPESGAKLKFRTSSASQLNFAKALAKKFEAKYGVPVTAEDGSVYDQNKTNLEATSGKGPDVFMSPHDKTIENQRAGLLLKLDDRVATELKKDVSDVAMKTVTVDGGVYGVPVSIETYVMFYNKKLVKGSPATSYEQLMKESKSFNNAGQNKFWFLSHVSEGATMFPMLSAYGYKPFGENGTDNDKPDFDKPEFEKGLEVLKKYHDLMPAASGDLANWDFLTNQFVTGKTAYLISGPWNVKTFRDAKADFGVTSLPTYDGKKETSFAFVQNAQVSAYSKYPKAAQLFAQYMVSNEGAELLYSDASCITSRKDISQVKGLAQDEQLSAIVKCFNDSIPVPTAKRISYFWTICANVGPAVFDGQMTPKAAAAKAKSDWDSFLKAE; this is encoded by the coding sequence ATGAAATTGAAAAGGATGATCGCTTTTACACTCAGCGTGCTGATGGCTTCTTCCATGGCAGGCTGCGGGAAAAGTTTGCCGCAGAACGCAAAAACCACTTCAGCGGCGGGCAGCACGGCTGCCTCTTCTGCAACTGGTGAGCTGAAGCCGGAAAGCGGCGCAAAGCTGAAATTCCGTACGAGCAGCGCAAGTCAGCTGAATTTTGCAAAGGCACTTGCAAAGAAGTTTGAAGCAAAGTACGGTGTGCCGGTAACAGCAGAGGATGGCAGTGTCTACGACCAAAACAAGACGAATCTTGAGGCCACTTCCGGCAAGGGCCCGGATGTCTTTATGAGCCCGCATGACAAAACGATTGAAAACCAGCGCGCAGGACTGCTGCTAAAGCTGGATGACCGTGTTGCAACAGAACTGAAAAAGGATGTCAGTGACGTTGCTATGAAGACCGTTACGGTGGACGGCGGTGTTTACGGTGTGCCGGTTTCTATTGAAACTTACGTAATGTTTTACAACAAGAAGCTGGTAAAGGGTTCACCCGCCACCAGCTATGAGCAGCTGATGAAAGAATCTAAGAGCTTTAACAATGCGGGACAGAACAAGTTCTGGTTCCTTTCTCATGTAAGTGAAGGTGCAACCATGTTCCCCATGCTGAGCGCGTATGGCTACAAACCTTTTGGTGAAAACGGCACAGACAACGACAAGCCCGATTTCGACAAACCGGAATTTGAAAAAGGTCTGGAAGTTTTGAAAAAGTACCATGATCTGATGCCGGCTGCTTCCGGTGACCTTGCAAACTGGGACTTCCTGACCAACCAGTTTGTGACCGGAAAGACTGCTTACCTGATCAGCGGTCCATGGAACGTTAAGACATTCCGCGACGCCAAGGCAGACTTTGGCGTGACCTCTCTGCCTACTTATGACGGTAAAAAGGAAACTTCCTTCGCATTTGTGCAAAACGCACAGGTTTCCGCTTACAGCAAGTATCCAAAAGCCGCTCAGCTTTTTGCACAGTACATGGTTTCCAATGAAGGTGCAGAGCTGCTTTACTCCGATGCTTCGTGCATTACTTCCCGCAAGGATATTTCACAGGTAAAGGGTTTGGCACAGGATGAACAGCTCAGTGCGATTGTCAAGTGCTTTAATGATTCCATCCCAGTGCCGACCGCAAAGCGCATCAGCTACTTCTGGACGATCTGCGCAAATGTTGGTCCGGCAGTCTTTGACGGACAGATGACACCAAAAGCTGCCGCGGCAAAGGCAAAAAGCGATTGGGATTCTTTCCTGAAAGCGGAATAA
- a CDS encoding glycoside hydrolase family 13 protein produces MNLQGFCHIPKSNYAYAYTDKDLDIRLRTAKDDCTAVRVIISQKHRWRDKKAYRMEKVASDRLFDYYQYRFHTEDSRLGYYFEVSDGTKTLVYSESGFTDTFDDQNAYFHYFQYPYINETDLHRIPDWVHSAIFYQIFVERFCNGDHTNDPVPLTPWGQPPKPQSFYGGDLQGVLEKLPYLQELGVNGIYLTPIFQSPSNHKYDTTDYRKVDEMFGSKELLCTLVQQAHKVGIRVVLDGVFNHSCWSFAPFQDVLEHGEQSPYKDWFHIDSFPVGRFTEEEAHDYTKPLDLSRLNYRAFGTSPSMPKLNTENPELEAYLLGTVSMWTKDTGIDGWRLDVSDEVNHGFWRDFRKTVKAINPEALIIGENWHNAYPWLQGDQFDSVMNYPVTKSCIQFFARREVDAAQFAGDLSGCLMRNSEQVDFAMLNLLDSHDTMRFLTWCGGDQRLLRMAVLFLFSYVGMPCIYYGSEIGMEGGGDPDCRRTFDWNRENWDKDLFHFYQQVIALRKKAKALQDGTIRMYAKEGVFYLIRACGESRLATVLNNTDQEKPIALQDDFESLISTEDMKKDVLRPFSGCICRLL; encoded by the coding sequence TTGAATCTCCAGGGTTTTTGTCATATTCCAAAAAGCAACTATGCCTATGCGTACACAGACAAGGATTTGGATATCCGGCTGCGCACCGCAAAGGATGACTGCACAGCGGTGCGGGTGATTATTTCACAGAAGCACCGCTGGCGGGATAAAAAAGCATATAGAATGGAAAAGGTTGCTTCAGACCGGCTGTTTGACTACTATCAGTATCGTTTCCATACAGAGGATTCACGGCTGGGGTACTACTTTGAAGTAAGTGACGGCACCAAAACACTGGTCTACTCCGAATCCGGTTTTACGGATACGTTTGATGACCAAAATGCGTATTTCCATTACTTTCAGTATCCATATATCAATGAAACGGACCTGCACCGCATTCCGGACTGGGTGCACTCTGCCATCTTTTATCAGATATTTGTGGAGCGTTTCTGCAATGGCGACCATACCAATGATCCTGTTCCGCTGACACCGTGGGGGCAGCCGCCAAAGCCGCAGAGCTTTTACGGCGGCGACCTGCAGGGTGTACTGGAAAAGCTTCCGTATCTGCAGGAACTTGGTGTAAACGGCATTTACTTGACGCCGATTTTTCAGTCGCCGAGCAATCATAAATATGATACGACCGACTACCGGAAAGTGGATGAGATGTTCGGCAGCAAAGAACTGCTCTGCACATTGGTGCAGCAGGCACACAAGGTGGGTATCCGTGTTGTGCTGGACGGCGTGTTTAACCACAGCTGCTGGTCATTTGCACCGTTTCAGGATGTGCTGGAGCACGGGGAACAATCCCCTTACAAGGATTGGTTCCACATTGACAGTTTCCCGGTGGGGCGTTTTACCGAGGAAGAAGCACATGATTATACCAAACCGCTTGACCTTTCCCGCTTAAATTACCGGGCGTTTGGTACCAGCCCCAGCATGCCGAAGCTCAACACAGAAAACCCGGAACTGGAAGCGTACCTTTTGGGTACCGTTTCAATGTGGACAAAGGACACCGGCATCGACGGCTGGCGGCTGGATGTATCAGATGAAGTGAACCACGGCTTCTGGCGCGATTTTCGCAAGACTGTAAAGGCAATCAACCCGGAAGCATTGATTATAGGTGAAAATTGGCACAATGCCTACCCTTGGCTGCAGGGCGACCAGTTTGACAGTGTGATGAACTATCCGGTCACAAAGTCCTGCATCCAGTTTTTTGCACGGCGGGAGGTGGACGCCGCACAGTTTGCGGGCGACCTTTCCGGCTGCCTAATGCGCAATTCCGAGCAGGTGGATTTCGCAATGTTAAACCTCTTGGACAGCCACGACACCATGCGCTTTTTAACATGGTGCGGCGGAGATCAGCGTCTGCTGCGCATGGCAGTATTGTTTTTGTTCAGTTATGTGGGGATGCCCTGCATTTATTATGGAAGTGAAATTGGTATGGAAGGAGGTGGAGACCCGGACTGCCGAAGAACATTTGACTGGAACCGAGAAAACTGGGATAAGGATTTGTTCCATTTCTATCAGCAGGTCATTGCACTGCGCAAAAAGGCAAAGGCACTGCAGGATGGAACGATTCGCATGTATGCGAAAGAAGGTGTGTTTTACCTAATTAGGGCCTGCGGGGAAAGCAGGCTGGCAACTGTGCTGAACAACACAGACCAGGAAAAGCCCATCGCCCTGCAGGATGATTTTGAATCATTGATCAGTACAGAAGATATGAAAAAGGATGTTTTAAGGCCATTTAGCGGATGCATCTGCAGACTGCTTTAA
- a CDS encoding alpha-amylase family glycosyl hydrolase: MYHKNVRPDKKYSRFLAAVLAVFVASAGSFAGAGVPAFAASNSVPAGVADTSVSNSAGFSTDVIYQIVTDRFLDGDSSNNPTGAIFDKNNLKKYHGGDWAGITQELNNNYFSNMGVTALWISSPVENIETLDPSNNCASYHGYWAKDFFRTNPYFGSISDFQTMINTAHSKGIKIVIDFAPNHTSTAELGSTVFPEDGRLYRDGQLISGFKTDTQNIFNHESWTDFSTLENCTYHSLYGLADLNQMNGTVDTYMKDAVNKWLNMGVDGLRVDAVKHMPAGWQKNWLSSIYTNKPVFVFGEWFNGGTSSDAQMDSFANNSGMSLLDFRFANAVRNALGSDSSTMKDLDSVVTATGSDYREVNDQVTFIDNHDMSRFMTLSSNNRRDVENAYVVLLTSSGVPTVYYGSEQYATGSSDPDNRGDMPSFNTNSTAYKVIGKLAPLRKSNPALAYGTSKQRWMSNDVYVYEREFDGNVVVTAVNRNEGYGCNISGLFTDLPAGSYSDVMGGLLGGNSISVSSSGAVSNFTLGAGASAVWQYKKAQASAPQIGNVDPMIGIAGNTVTISGRGFGSTAGSVTFGTAQAQVKTWNDSMITATVPSVTPGKYGIQVTAASGAKSNSYAGYEVMTGTQVPVRFKVNNATTSYGTNVYLVGSVEELGNWDASKAIGPLFNNTASIASYPTWFCDVNVPAGTTINYKFIKKDSSGNVTWESGNNHTTVTPSSGAATVTVDWQS; the protein is encoded by the coding sequence ATGTATCATAAAAATGTTCGGCCTGACAAAAAATACTCACGTTTTCTAGCGGCTGTTCTTGCCGTATTTGTTGCATCGGCTGGTTCATTTGCCGGTGCGGGTGTACCGGCGTTTGCCGCGTCGAATTCTGTTCCGGCTGGTGTGGCAGACACCAGCGTTTCCAACAGTGCGGGTTTTTCTACAGATGTCATTTACCAAATCGTAACAGACCGTTTTTTGGACGGTGATTCCAGCAACAACCCCACAGGCGCGATTTTTGACAAGAACAACCTGAAAAAGTATCACGGAGGCGATTGGGCTGGCATTACACAGGAGCTGAACAACAACTATTTCAGTAATATGGGTGTTACAGCACTGTGGATCTCCTCACCAGTAGAAAATATAGAAACGCTTGACCCTTCCAACAACTGCGCTTCTTACCACGGCTACTGGGCGAAGGACTTTTTCCGCACAAATCCTTATTTCGGTTCTATCAGTGATTTTCAAACCATGATCAACACCGCACATTCCAAAGGCATCAAAATCGTAATCGACTTTGCGCCAAATCATACTTCTACAGCTGAACTTGGCAGCACAGTGTTTCCGGAGGACGGCCGGCTGTACCGTGATGGTCAGCTGATCAGCGGTTTCAAAACCGATACGCAGAATATCTTTAACCACGAGAGCTGGACGGATTTCAGCACTCTCGAAAACTGCACTTATCACAGCTTATACGGTCTGGCAGATCTTAACCAAATGAATGGTACGGTAGATACCTATATGAAAGACGCTGTGAATAAGTGGCTGAACATGGGTGTTGACGGACTGCGCGTAGATGCAGTAAAGCACATGCCGGCTGGCTGGCAGAAAAACTGGCTGAGCAGTATTTACACCAATAAACCGGTGTTTGTATTTGGTGAATGGTTCAACGGCGGTACATCTTCCGATGCGCAGATGGACAGCTTTGCGAACAACAGCGGCATGAGCCTGCTGGACTTCCGCTTCGCCAACGCGGTGCGTAATGCACTGGGCAGCGACAGCAGCACCATGAAAGATTTGGACAGCGTTGTCACAGCAACCGGTTCGGATTATCGCGAAGTGAATGATCAGGTTACTTTCATTGATAATCACGACATGAGCCGCTTTATGACGCTTTCCAGCAACAACCGCAGAGATGTTGAGAACGCCTACGTGGTTCTGCTGACTTCCAGCGGTGTACCGACTGTGTACTATGGCTCTGAACAGTATGCAACCGGCAGCAGTGACCCAGACAACCGCGGCGATATGCCTTCCTTTAATACAAATTCAACTGCTTACAAAGTCATCGGCAAGTTGGCACCGCTGCGCAAGAGCAATCCAGCACTGGCTTACGGCACTTCTAAACAGCGTTGGATGAGCAATGATGTGTACGTTTACGAGCGCGAGTTTGACGGCAATGTCGTGGTTACAGCAGTAAACCGCAATGAGGGTTATGGCTGCAACATTTCCGGTCTGTTCACCGACCTGCCGGCAGGCAGCTACAGCGACGTGATGGGTGGTCTGCTCGGTGGAAACAGCATTTCTGTTTCCAGTTCCGGTGCAGTTTCAAACTTTACGCTTGGTGCAGGCGCTTCTGCTGTTTGGCAGTATAAGAAAGCACAGGCATCTGCTCCGCAGATTGGCAACGTTGACCCGATGATCGGCATTGCGGGCAACACAGTTACGATTAGCGGCCGCGGCTTTGGCAGCACGGCAGGCAGCGTAACATTCGGCACTGCGCAGGCACAGGTGAAAACCTGGAATGACAGCATGATTACTGCAACCGTTCCTTCCGTAACTCCCGGCAAGTACGGCATTCAGGTCACTGCAGCTTCCGGTGCAAAGAGCAACTCCTACGCCGGCTATGAGGTCATGACCGGCACACAGGTTCCGGTCCGCTTTAAGGTGAACAACGCAACTACCAGCTATGGCACAAATGTCTATCTGGTCGGCAGCGTTGAGGAACTGGGCAACTGGGACGCTTCTAAGGCGATTGGGCCGTTGTTTAACAACACGGCAAGCATTGCCAGCTACCCGACTTGGTTCTGTGACGTCAATGTACCTGCGGGCACTACTATCAATTACAAGTTTATTAAAAAAGACAGCAGCGGCAACGTTACATGGGAAAGCGGGAACAACCATACAACCGTTACTCCTTCCAGTGGTGCTGCAACCGTAACAGTCGACTGGCAAAGCTGA
- a CDS encoding methyl-accepting chemotaxis protein produces MKKELTLSILSIVVLCSAVLAGVGCVTTYQSSVNVLQESMVETAKVVGKHVNSEMQRYIGVARMIGSLSDLSSGKVSNVVRCKNELASIAQKNELISADYISLDGKTLDGTDVSDKDYFKSCKAGQSFYISSPNFEELDGQKVFTAVIAVPIYSGSSAATMGYMSSGMQESVSGVVAIRPQSDFLSTLTSSISIAKSGGTYLLNKAGTIIADTNPDRVGKVNEQELAKTDPSAKGQAEFEKKMTAGETGYQTQTSYQGVRQIVSYAPVPGNTGWSVGLYVNESDFMGSVYRAVVLDAALCVLFIIIGVLLAVRSAKQIADPIKACAQRLDKLADGDLIAPVPIVKRKDEIQDLQQATGHIIDSLQNIVQDEVTLLGEMSKGNFAVDSNASYKGDFAPLQQSIVEIIKSLNQMLRNVNRAAVEVSGGAEQISAGAQALSQGATEQASSVEELAAATSEITEQMNQNAAEAMQASDTAEKVGQDAQHSDEDLHALSQAIVDISESAGGIRRIMKTISDIAFQTNILSLNAAIEAARAGEAGRGFAVVANEVRSLAVQSAQASQSTTKLLENTQSAVENGTKIAQATKESLSAFIQNVREVSATVKQIADAAEQQAAASSQLSQGINQISAVVQTNSATAEQSAASSEELSHQADNLKAIFEQYQLKEEENEI; encoded by the coding sequence TTGAAAAAAGAACTGACACTCAGCATTCTCAGCATTGTGGTGCTTTGCAGTGCTGTTTTGGCAGGTGTTGGCTGTGTAACTACCTATCAGTCCTCTGTAAATGTTTTGCAGGAGAGCATGGTGGAGACGGCAAAGGTGGTTGGCAAGCATGTCAATTCCGAAATGCAGCGCTACATAGGTGTTGCAAGGATGATTGGCTCATTGTCAGATCTTTCTTCCGGCAAAGTTTCAAACGTGGTGCGGTGTAAGAATGAACTTGCCAGTATTGCGCAGAAAAATGAACTGATTTCGGCGGATTACATATCATTGGACGGCAAAACACTGGACGGAACGGATGTTTCGGACAAGGATTACTTTAAGTCCTGCAAAGCCGGACAAAGTTTTTATATTTCCAGTCCCAATTTTGAGGAACTGGACGGCCAGAAGGTGTTTACTGCTGTAATCGCGGTGCCAATCTATTCGGGCAGTTCAGCGGCCACTATGGGATATATGTCATCAGGCATGCAGGAAAGCGTTTCCGGTGTGGTGGCAATTCGGCCGCAAAGTGACTTTTTAAGTACACTGACCTCTTCTATCAGTATCGCCAAGAGCGGCGGTACCTATCTGCTGAACAAGGCAGGCACGATCATTGCGGATACGAACCCGGACCGTGTCGGTAAAGTGAATGAGCAGGAACTGGCAAAGACAGACCCCAGTGCGAAGGGGCAGGCCGAATTTGAGAAAAAGATGACCGCAGGAGAAACGGGTTACCAAACCCAAACTTCTTATCAAGGTGTGCGGCAGATTGTGTCTTACGCACCCGTACCGGGAAATACCGGCTGGAGTGTGGGCCTTTATGTGAATGAATCTGACTTTATGGGCAGCGTTTACCGTGCGGTAGTACTGGATGCGGCACTGTGCGTTCTGTTTATTATTATTGGTGTTTTACTGGCAGTACGCAGTGCAAAGCAGATTGCCGACCCCATTAAGGCGTGTGCACAGCGTTTGGATAAGCTTGCAGATGGCGACCTGATTGCACCTGTACCGATTGTGAAGCGTAAAGACGAGATTCAGGACCTGCAGCAGGCAACAGGACATATTATCGATTCTCTGCAGAATATTGTGCAGGATGAAGTCACTTTGCTTGGTGAAATGAGCAAGGGCAACTTTGCGGTTGATTCTAACGCTTCATACAAGGGGGATTTTGCACCGCTGCAGCAGTCAATTGTGGAAATTATCAAATCGCTCAATCAAATGCTCCGTAATGTGAACCGTGCTGCCGTAGAGGTTTCCGGGGGCGCAGAGCAGATTTCAGCAGGTGCGCAGGCACTTTCACAGGGCGCAACAGAACAGGCGAGTTCGGTAGAGGAGCTGGCGGCTGCCACTAGTGAGATTACTGAACAAATGAACCAAAATGCAGCTGAAGCAATGCAGGCGAGTGATACAGCAGAAAAAGTCGGTCAGGATGCACAGCACAGTGATGAGGATCTGCACGCGCTGTCGCAGGCGATTGTTGATATTAGCGAAAGCGCTGGCGGTATCCGCAGAATTATGAAGACGATTTCCGACATTGCGTTCCAGACAAATATCCTTTCCCTGAATGCGGCAATCGAAGCGGCGCGCGCCGGTGAGGCGGGCAGAGGCTTTGCCGTTGTTGCCAATGAGGTGCGCAGTTTGGCAGTTCAGAGTGCCCAGGCTTCGCAAAGCACAACAAAATTGCTGGAAAATACCCAGAGTGCAGTCGAAAACGGCACTAAAATTGCACAGGCGACGAAAGAGTCGCTTTCTGCATTTATTCAAAACGTGCGGGAAGTATCTGCGACTGTTAAGCAGATTGCCGACGCCGCAGAGCAGCAGGCAGCTGCTTCCTCCCAGCTTTCACAGGGCATCAATCAGATTTCCGCTGTCGTTCAGACAAACTCTGCAACAGCGGAACAGAGTGCAGCTTCCAGCGAGGAACTTTCACATCAGGCGGACAACCTGAAAGCAATTTTTGAGCAGTATCAGCTGAAGGAAGAAGAAAACGAAATATAA
- a CDS encoding carbohydrate ABC transporter permease: protein MAKASAASMPVGANSRKSRTINIVITVLLWIGAIVMVFPLVYMVLMSFMTKNQILSANFSVVPDPWVFGKYGEVLQKGNFISGVVNSFSVAVPVLLFGGFSSTLAAFAFSKMHFRGQKVIFFVLLSAIMLPFAAVMIPQYVMFTNAGWTNTLLPLIVPGCLGNISMIFFLQQNAGGVPDSLIEAAKIDGCGYFRTYWQMYLPLMKGAIATQLILWFMGIWNDYLAPTIFLQDEDKWTLQVVIRSFNSYYAVQSDYALIMAASVIAMIPTLLLFFFFQRYIIESVAITGMKS from the coding sequence ATGGCTAAAGCAAGTGCTGCTTCCATGCCGGTGGGAGCGAATTCACGCAAATCCCGCACGATTAATATTGTGATTACCGTACTTTTGTGGATTGGTGCCATCGTAATGGTCTTTCCGCTGGTCTACATGGTACTGATGTCCTTCATGACGAAGAACCAGATTCTTTCCGCAAACTTCTCAGTTGTTCCGGACCCGTGGGTGTTTGGCAAGTACGGTGAGGTGCTGCAGAAAGGCAACTTCATCAGCGGCGTTGTCAACAGCTTCAGTGTTGCGGTTCCCGTACTGCTGTTCGGCGGCTTCAGCTCCACGCTGGCTGCTTTTGCATTTTCCAAAATGCATTTCCGCGGGCAGAAAGTGATTTTCTTTGTGCTGCTGTCCGCCATCATGCTGCCGTTTGCGGCGGTCATGATTCCGCAGTACGTTATGTTTACAAATGCAGGCTGGACAAACACCCTGCTGCCGCTGATTGTTCCGGGCTGCCTTGGCAACATCAGCATGATTTTCTTCCTGCAGCAGAATGCCGGCGGCGTGCCGGACAGCCTGATTGAAGCCGCGAAAATTGACGGATGCGGTTACTTCCGCACCTACTGGCAGATGTACCTGCCGCTGATGAAGGGCGCGATTGCCACACAGCTGATTCTGTGGTTCATGGGCATTTGGAACGACTACCTTGCGCCGACAATCTTCTTGCAGGACGAAGACAAGTGGACCCTGCAGGTGGTTATCCGTTCATTTAACTCTTACTATGCGGTCCAGAGCGACTACGCATTGATTATGGCCGCTTCCGTAATTGCAATGATTCCAACGCTGCTGCTGTTCTTCTTCTTCCAGCGCTACATCATTGAGTCTGTTGCAATCACCGGTATGAAGAGCTGA
- a CDS encoding ABC transporter substrate-binding protein, whose product MKKLTRIVSTMLAATLVASSMAGCGNSSSGAKTADGKANINILVYMQDHEKAVYKKLIEQYKKDHADKVGNINFQVTTQDEYNTKMTAAMTSKKLPDIFYVGPDSVRSYVDNGYVMPLDDMIAKNSSIKTGDLWPTIIKAYRYDGTKTGSGKLYALPKDLSTFAYAYNKDMFDKAGVAYPDPNKPYTYSEFLDVCKKLTKDNNGDGKTDQWGASFADAFMLNPFIYGNNGHYLNSDYSKVEIDGQKAFTDALQFYCDLTTKYKVTPTVKEDSAVGPYQRWLAGQVGFYGCGTWDVGAFMDKKTLPFKWDLCGWPVGDSGKTTTWLGTVGYAVSKTCQNPDVALDLISYLSTNLDGQKEVSGATGQESIQLPNIMSYAKGDFKKAVSAGTVKYPSNIDVMFNYIGSENNYNGIFTETTYTYNADWFNTFTTGLTDVKSGKKTVTQYIKEIQPKMQQDLNKAIALQNKNKKTSSK is encoded by the coding sequence ATGAAGAAGCTCACACGCATCGTAAGCACAATGCTTGCAGCGACGCTGGTGGCCAGCAGCATGGCTGGCTGCGGCAACAGCTCAAGCGGCGCTAAAACCGCCGATGGCAAAGCCAACATCAACATTCTTGTCTACATGCAGGACCACGAAAAGGCCGTGTACAAAAAGCTTATTGAGCAGTACAAAAAAGACCATGCGGACAAAGTTGGCAACATCAACTTCCAGGTCACCACACAGGACGAGTACAATACAAAGATGACCGCAGCCATGACTTCCAAAAAGTTGCCGGATATCTTCTATGTTGGCCCGGATTCCGTACGCAGCTATGTTGACAATGGCTACGTAATGCCGCTGGATGACATGATTGCAAAGAACTCCAGCATTAAGACCGGCGATTTGTGGCCAACCATTATCAAGGCTTACCGTTACGACGGCACAAAGACCGGCTCCGGCAAGCTGTACGCGCTGCCGAAGGATCTGTCCACTTTTGCTTATGCATACAATAAGGATATGTTCGACAAGGCCGGCGTTGCTTATCCGGATCCGAACAAGCCTTATACTTACTCAGAATTCCTCGACGTGTGCAAGAAGCTGACCAAGGACAACAACGGCGACGGCAAAACAGATCAGTGGGGTGCGAGCTTCGCAGATGCGTTCATGCTGAATCCGTTCATTTACGGCAACAACGGCCATTACCTGAACAGCGATTACTCCAAGGTCGAAATCGACGGTCAGAAAGCATTTACAGATGCGCTGCAGTTTTATTGTGACCTGACCACCAAGTATAAAGTTACACCTACCGTGAAGGAAGACTCCGCAGTTGGCCCGTATCAGCGCTGGCTGGCAGGGCAGGTTGGTTTCTACGGTTGCGGCACATGGGATGTTGGCGCATTCATGGATAAAAAGACTCTGCCGTTCAAGTGGGATTTGTGCGGCTGGCCTGTGGGTGACAGCGGCAAGACCACCACATGGCTCGGTACAGTTGGTTACGCGGTTTCCAAGACATGCCAGAACCCGGACGTTGCACTTGACCTGATTTCCTACCTTTCCACCAACTTGGACGGCCAGAAGGAAGTTTCCGGTGCAACCGGCCAAGAATCCATCCAGTTGCCGAACATCATGTCCTACGCAAAGGGCGACTTCAAGAAGGCTGTTTCTGCCGGTACTGTAAAGTATCCGTCCAACATCGACGTTATGTTCAACTATATCGGCAGTGAAAACAACTACAACGGCATTTTTACAGAAACCACCTACACTTACAATGCCGACTGGTTCAACACCTTTACAACCGGTCTGACCGACGTAAAGTCCGGCAAAAAGACAGTTACCCAGTATATTAAGGAAATCCAGCCGAAGATGCAGCAGGATTTGAACAAAGCAATCGCTCTGCAGAATAAGAACAAAAAGACCAGTTCCAAGTAA